From a single Collimonas pratensis genomic region:
- the pilV gene encoding type IV pilus modification protein PilV: MKISLKQQSGFFLLEVLIAVLIFSFGILGLVGLQATTINNSVSAEDRSQAALLADNLVGMMWAKSKLVGGSCDLLCATDAGSAKDYTNWKTQVAASLQSGVGKATLDATNPSLVTISITWTAASKSNNTKTASHNYTTEVVVQ; encoded by the coding sequence ATGAAAATCTCTCTGAAACAGCAAAGCGGGTTCTTTCTGCTCGAGGTTTTGATAGCGGTACTGATTTTCTCGTTTGGCATATTGGGCCTGGTCGGGTTGCAGGCAACGACGATCAATAACTCCGTCAGTGCTGAAGATCGCAGTCAGGCAGCATTGCTGGCTGATAACCTTGTTGGCATGATGTGGGCCAAGAGTAAATTGGTTGGCGGCAGTTGCGACTTGCTGTGTGCTACGGATGCAGGTAGCGCAAAGGATTACACCAACTGGAAGACGCAAGTTGCGGCTTCTTTGCAATCCGGGGTAGGTAAGGCGACACTTGACGCTACAAATCCAAGTTTGGTCACCATCTCGATTACCTGGACCGCCGCCTCTAAAAGCAATAACACCAAGACGGCCAGCCATAACTACACAACTGAAGTAGTGGTGCAATGA
- a CDS encoding ankyrin repeat domain-containing protein: protein MKKNSAPMAKILKATALVIGCSGIFITGISSAAIEAQVSQSSHDVDAARAMLDSWTGYGPLLNQAKQKLDGVLGADPQNYLALKEMARYEIMAGLLNSRRVQYGAHYYQVGNYVPGTLEQAEATVREAIQIKPDFAEGYVLLGHIQTQQTKLVEAEQSLRQAEKLGTNDPWLEINWGSLNDARGEYLTAIDRWQRVLKSGATNPKALGATYSLLVRCYTRLEDQEKVIALYKDQIKRYPNNAWPRGNLAEYLTSTLDRNDEAIEQATAALKIMNYRFAQKALAWALYRKWAGMVTQGKEAGAEEYFRAALTIDPKLDQVMAYGGSEPAGANLAKALSTKKGVSIDSRAEDGSTALLLATNLNRVKLVQALLDLNANPNLPDRNGWTPLLSAADEGNAEIVSMLLAKGADIRAKKGGWDAVAFAQRKGNSELAAMLKKRAEDAK, encoded by the coding sequence ATGAAAAAAAACAGCGCGCCTATGGCAAAGATTCTCAAGGCGACGGCATTGGTTATAGGATGTTCGGGAATTTTCATTACAGGTATTTCAAGCGCGGCAATCGAAGCGCAGGTGAGCCAAAGCAGCCACGATGTCGATGCGGCCCGGGCCATGCTTGATTCTTGGACAGGATATGGCCCGCTTTTGAACCAGGCGAAACAGAAACTCGATGGGGTGCTGGGGGCCGATCCTCAAAATTACTTGGCGCTTAAGGAAATGGCTCGCTATGAAATAATGGCTGGCCTTTTGAACTCACGTCGAGTGCAGTACGGAGCACATTACTACCAGGTCGGAAATTATGTCCCAGGCACGCTGGAGCAGGCAGAAGCGACAGTCCGGGAGGCTATCCAGATAAAGCCTGACTTCGCTGAAGGCTATGTGTTACTCGGCCATATTCAGACACAGCAGACTAAACTGGTCGAAGCTGAACAGTCCTTGCGTCAAGCAGAGAAGCTTGGAACCAATGACCCATGGCTGGAAATCAACTGGGGTTCGTTGAATGATGCCCGGGGCGAATATTTAACGGCTATTGATCGGTGGCAACGCGTGCTGAAAAGCGGTGCCACCAACCCAAAGGCCTTGGGTGCAACGTATAGCCTTCTGGTCAGATGCTACACGCGGTTGGAAGATCAGGAAAAGGTTATCGCTCTTTACAAAGATCAGATCAAGCGGTATCCAAATAATGCCTGGCCGCGAGGCAATCTGGCGGAATATTTAACTTCCACACTCGACCGCAATGACGAGGCAATCGAGCAGGCTACCGCGGCACTGAAGATCATGAACTACAGGTTTGCTCAGAAAGCTCTCGCATGGGCGTTGTATCGGAAATGGGCTGGCATGGTGACGCAAGGAAAAGAGGCTGGTGCGGAGGAATATTTTCGGGCGGCTTTGACAATTGACCCGAAACTCGATCAGGTCATGGCTTATGGCGGCTCTGAGCCGGCAGGCGCGAACTTGGCAAAAGCGCTTAGCACTAAGAAGGGCGTATCCATAGATTCGCGTGCTGAAGACGGATCGACTGCTCTTCTCTTAGCGACGAATCTGAACCGAGTTAAATTGGTTCAAGCCTTGCTCGACTTAAATGCCAATCCAAACCTGCCTGATAGGAACGGTTGGACACCACTGCTCAGTGCGGCCGACGAAGGTAATGCTGAAATTGTCAGTATGTTACTTGCAAAGGGAGCCGATATTCGGGCCAAAAAAGGGGGCTGGGATGCAGTAGCTTTCGCGCAGCGAAAAGGCAACTCTGAACTTGCGGCAATGCTTAAGAAGCGGGCCGAGGACGCAAAGTAA
- the mutL gene encoding DNA mismatch repair endonuclease MutL codes for MNAPLSPIRSIQQLPDNLISQIAAGEVVERPSAVVKELLENALDAGASQITVRLEQGGVKRIAITDNGRGIAPEQLPLALARHATSKIASLHDLENVATLGFRGEALASIASVSQLTLTSRTADAAHASEIDGSTQAVTPSSGAQGTTVDVQDLYFNTPARRKFLKSEQTEFGHCAEVVRRIALARPDVAFSLTHNGKTIDHWMVTEIGKRSAGILGNEFADARLALDEAAGPLRLHGFVGLPTASKARADAQYFYVNGRFVRDKLLVHAVRAAYQDVLHGDRYPSYVLGLDLDPALVDVNVHPSKIEVRFRDSRAVHQFVFHAVSRALAQTSATSFGATPAPLPSPSGAMPWIRGSQEHLQAILQPGDASLVPQQQTSFGPQFAHGATGVAQSTANYGALFADSARPTSANGGNPGFPALPQAASQALPSDDFPLGFALAQLHGIYILAQNTKGLVLVDMHAAHERILYEQLKGALDEDAMQVQPLLIPVTFFADAVEVGTAEENQETLHALGFDIAAISPTTLAVRSVPALLKNADAQTLARDVLRDVREFGGSRVLVERRNELLGTLACHTAVRANRSLTAPEMNALLRQMEATERADQCNHGRPTWSQLALSDLDKLFLRGQ; via the coding sequence ATGAATGCACCGCTCTCCCCTATCCGCTCCATCCAGCAGTTGCCAGACAACCTGATTTCGCAAATTGCAGCCGGCGAAGTCGTCGAACGGCCGTCCGCCGTAGTCAAGGAATTGCTGGAAAACGCCCTCGACGCCGGCGCCAGCCAAATTACGGTGCGGCTGGAACAAGGCGGCGTCAAGCGCATCGCCATTACCGACAACGGCCGCGGCATCGCGCCGGAACAATTGCCGCTGGCGCTGGCGCGCCACGCCACCTCCAAGATCGCCTCGCTGCACGACCTGGAAAACGTTGCCACCCTGGGCTTCCGTGGTGAAGCGCTAGCGTCGATCGCATCAGTCTCGCAACTAACTTTAACCTCGCGCACGGCCGACGCCGCGCATGCCTCCGAAATCGACGGCAGCACCCAGGCGGTGACGCCCTCCTCCGGCGCACAAGGCACCACGGTCGACGTCCAGGACCTGTATTTCAATACGCCGGCGCGGCGCAAATTCCTGAAATCCGAACAAACCGAATTCGGCCATTGCGCAGAAGTGGTCAGGCGTATCGCGCTGGCGCGGCCGGACGTGGCGTTTTCCCTGACCCACAACGGCAAGACCATCGATCACTGGATGGTCACGGAAATCGGCAAACGCAGCGCCGGCATCCTCGGCAACGAATTCGCCGACGCCCGCCTGGCGCTGGACGAAGCCGCCGGGCCGCTGCGCCTGCATGGCTTCGTCGGCCTGCCGACCGCCTCCAAGGCGCGCGCCGATGCCCAGTACTTCTATGTCAACGGCCGCTTCGTGCGCGACAAGCTGCTGGTGCACGCGGTGCGCGCCGCCTACCAGGACGTGCTGCACGGCGACCGCTATCCTTCGTATGTGCTGGGACTGGACCTCGATCCGGCGCTGGTCGACGTCAATGTCCACCCATCGAAAATCGAAGTCCGCTTCCGCGACAGCCGCGCCGTGCACCAGTTCGTGTTCCATGCAGTAAGCCGAGCGCTGGCGCAGACGTCCGCCACGTCCTTCGGCGCGACGCCGGCGCCGCTGCCGTCGCCCAGCGGCGCCATGCCCTGGATCCGCGGCTCGCAAGAACATCTGCAGGCGATCCTGCAACCGGGCGATGCCTCGCTGGTGCCGCAACAGCAAACCTCGTTCGGCCCGCAGTTCGCCCATGGCGCCACGGGCGTCGCCCAAAGCACCGCCAACTATGGCGCTTTGTTCGCGGACAGCGCCCGCCCTACTTCGGCCAACGGCGGCAATCCGGGATTTCCAGCGCTGCCGCAAGCGGCCAGCCAGGCCTTGCCCAGCGACGATTTCCCGCTCGGCTTCGCCCTGGCCCAGCTGCACGGCATCTACATCCTGGCGCAGAACACCAAAGGCCTGGTGCTGGTCGACATGCACGCCGCCCACGAGCGCATCCTTTATGAACAGCTCAAGGGCGCCCTCGATGAAGACGCCATGCAGGTGCAGCCGCTGCTGATCCCGGTGACCTTCTTCGCTGATGCAGTCGAAGTCGGCACCGCCGAAGAAAACCAGGAAACCCTGCACGCGCTCGGCTTCGACATCGCAGCGATCTCGCCCACCACCCTGGCGGTGCGCTCGGTGCCGGCCTTGCTGAAGAACGCCGATGCGCAGACGCTGGCGCGCGACGTCTTGCGCGATGTGCGTGAATTCGGTGGCTCGCGGGTCCTGGTGGAACGCCGCAACGAGCTGCTTGGCACACTGGCCTGCCACACCGCGGTGCGCGCCAACCGCAGCCTGACAGCGCCGGAAATGAACGCCCTGCTGCGCCAGATGGAAGCCACCGAACGCGCCGACCAGTGCAACCACGGCCGCCCGACCTGGAGCCAGCTGGCGCTGTCCGACCTCGACAAACTTTTCCTGCGCGGCCAGTGA
- a CDS encoding PilW family protein: MRKLSKNNMPPTHVMLQRGVTLIEMMVALVIGLVVSLAIFSVISVSEARKRNTTGANDMNQNGAYALYQLDQAVRSAGTGFSQQYTLTFGCAINAMNGGKAVIPPAALPSPFDSLKANIGGAFRMAPAIIWQDPNGKLSDLLIVMSGSAGYGEMPIESTSVPSTSPAQLHLLNTLSFSAGQKLLVAERPGAGSLPACLVESVDASYAGPASTGVLPLGGAFYTVGTNKTLGSYSSDSVALNLGFSPSFNLFGVGANNTLVGYDLLNGSAGTDLIGDGVIEMHAIYGVDTANNGTITWTEPTGSYAASALLDGSVNSGKLIASIKAIRIGIITRSEVEDKNTVSGTTLPPMFAGTAASYTRSLSAAEQKFRYRVLDATIPLRNSLTLDN, translated from the coding sequence ATGAGAAAACTATCGAAAAATAATATGCCGCCGACACACGTGATGCTTCAGCGCGGCGTGACATTGATTGAAATGATGGTGGCGCTGGTGATCGGATTGGTAGTGTCTTTGGCGATCTTTAGCGTAATTTCGGTGAGTGAGGCACGTAAGAGAAATACCACCGGTGCCAACGATATGAACCAGAACGGCGCCTATGCGCTGTATCAATTGGACCAGGCGGTCAGGAGTGCCGGTACAGGTTTTTCCCAGCAATACACTTTGACTTTCGGTTGCGCGATCAATGCGATGAACGGCGGCAAGGCGGTAATTCCGCCAGCTGCGCTGCCGAGTCCATTTGACAGTTTGAAAGCAAATATAGGTGGTGCGTTTCGTATGGCGCCTGCAATTATCTGGCAGGACCCTAACGGCAAGCTCTCCGATCTTCTGATTGTCATGTCGGGGTCTGCCGGCTACGGTGAAATGCCGATCGAATCAACCAGCGTCCCTAGCACCAGTCCGGCTCAATTGCATTTGTTAAATACGCTGTCTTTTTCTGCTGGCCAGAAATTGCTGGTGGCGGAACGTCCTGGCGCCGGTTCGCTTCCCGCGTGTCTGGTGGAGTCTGTTGACGCATCATATGCTGGCCCTGCCAGCACTGGTGTCTTGCCGTTGGGCGGCGCGTTTTATACCGTTGGTACCAATAAGACTCTGGGAAGCTATTCCTCTGACTCGGTCGCTCTCAATCTTGGCTTCAGTCCATCATTCAATCTCTTTGGCGTCGGTGCCAACAATACGCTGGTCGGCTACGATCTGTTAAATGGTTCGGCAGGTACAGATCTGATAGGCGACGGTGTGATCGAAATGCATGCAATCTACGGCGTGGATACAGCCAACAATGGCACCATTACCTGGACCGAGCCAACCGGGAGTTACGCAGCTAGTGCGTTATTGGATGGCAGCGTGAATTCGGGAAAGTTGATTGCGTCAATCAAGGCAATCCGGATCGGTATTATTACTCGCTCTGAGGTTGAGGATAAGAATACGGTGTCAGGGACAACATTGCCTCCTATGTTTGCTGGCACTGCTGCGTCCTATACGCGGTCATTGAGTGCGGCAGAACAGAAATTTCGTTATCGCGTTCTGGATGCAACCATTCCGTTGCGAAATTCTCTCACGCTAGACAATTGA
- a CDS encoding pilus assembly PilX family protein, translating into MTRYLSSQLLSLRGQRGLKVNRGQDLPAQQRGSVLIMALISLLILMLAGVALISSTNTSLLTAGNLAFKRDLANQTERAVTAVRAQFVSGALLSQTTLYTDQSSQNYWAHALPSTNAKLPGIPDVLLASTKADDITDAATGIRLRYVIDRMCISGTVPDKSICTMGSFVDDKKGTAGVTKVSAGLGPVYRLTIMALGPRNTQTFTQITFTH; encoded by the coding sequence ATGACACGATATCTCTCTTCACAACTTTTATCCTTGCGTGGTCAGCGTGGACTTAAAGTCAATCGGGGCCAAGACCTGCCTGCGCAGCAGCGTGGATCGGTACTGATCATGGCGCTGATTTCGCTGTTGATCTTGATGCTGGCCGGCGTCGCGTTGATTAGCTCAACTAATACATCTCTGCTGACTGCCGGGAATCTCGCCTTTAAACGCGATTTGGCAAATCAGACTGAGCGAGCTGTCACAGCGGTAAGAGCGCAGTTCGTTAGTGGCGCGCTACTATCGCAAACAACTTTGTATACCGATCAATCTAGCCAAAACTATTGGGCCCATGCTTTGCCGTCGACAAACGCCAAGCTGCCAGGTATCCCAGATGTATTGCTCGCCTCGACAAAAGCCGACGATATCACCGATGCTGCGACGGGCATCAGGCTGCGTTATGTCATTGACAGAATGTGCATCTCTGGAACCGTTCCGGATAAGTCGATTTGTACGATGGGATCATTCGTGGATGACAAGAAGGGTACGGCCGGCGTGACCAAGGTAAGTGCCGGCCTGGGGCCAGTTTATCGGCTCACGATCATGGCGCTCGGCCCGCGCAATACCCAAACTTTTACCCAGATCACGTTCACTCATTAA
- a CDS encoding Arm DNA-binding domain-containing protein translates to MPKLATPLTETQIAELKPRPKRYKIGDGHGLYILVEPTGIKRWQMVYKRQGMETSLRLPHHNPRSRRGDLCSLIQTQFGR, encoded by the coding sequence ATGCCTAAATTAGCCACGCCGCTGACTGAAACGCAGATTGCCGAGCTAAAACCGCGCCCCAAAAGATACAAAATTGGCGACGGGCACGGCTTATATATATTGGTTGAACCCACTGGTATAAAGCGCTGGCAGATGGTTTACAAGCGTCAGGGCATGGAAACCTCCCTGCGGCTACCACACCATAATCCAAGATCAAGACGGGGCGATTTATGTTCATTAATTCAAACGCAATTTGGAAGGTAA
- a CDS encoding pilus assembly protein: MTLGSASTAQAQTSLNDTPLFSNVIVPSNVLLALSVEYPTALSRAHTDPYASASTFIGYFDPDKCYDYDNVNGYFAPSKAAKSHVCSGQWSGNFLNWATTPTIDPFRWALTGGYRVIDTTTTTVLQKGYMSGQATTGNFPVQAISKDSTTISGATPFSGWSNIYVRVYNFGTSMRVSNSNTSQTISKDDTPSASAVFVTTAYTSGGKNIPASSRTNSGTFDIPVLVKVCDSTVSLEANCTKYGSNIYKPTGLIQNNADKLRFAAFSYLYDSNLQRDGGVLRARMKSVGPTTPVPGSTSLNNLQKEWDPATGIFVTNPDSADATATGSATASTITNSGVINYLNKFGLTSLGYKTYDPVSEMYYAALRYLRHVGNVPEYTSGLTASMADGFPVITTWDDPVQYACQKNFIIGIGDENTHADSNLPGSTIAGAGIEPTMPSSVANDVPASKQDKWPFSVQDATNQVGILEGISNLGTTHPTWCCNQNSYFIAGLAYAAHTSDLRPNDFLTQKAKFTTTAATYWLDVMEGNIERKKNQYWLAAKYGGFAVPAGYSTYSNTTALAQATWNKAGDTDRNGDLRPDNYYDAGKAALMVSSLTDAFKNINSASQYSSALTIASPISVTSGNASYSTQYFASNWSGDVIGSTLTFDATTGQATAATNWNARLLLETQAASTGTGSTAVNGWDTKRFIATSDSGKGVAFRAANIANATNSAALTVSGVTSTDVVNFLRGDRSKEGASFRQRAYLLGDIVSSRAYPVGVPSATYADTSNPGYSAFVTAQKSRKTVVYVGANDGMLHAFDGALTGTGGSELFAYVPSFLFNGPTATPAVNGLASLTSTNYIHHFFVDATPVVTDVNFGKAGSANTGADWRSLLVGGLGKGGKGYYALDVSNPGNLSNETNLAKAVLWEFTDSTMGYSYGPAVVVKTAKYGWVVILTSGYNNADGKGYFYIVNPTNGKLLEPPISTGAGSTSAPSGLAQAAAYVGDYTDYTADAVYAGDLLGNVWRLDLTKTTGTSYDAPTKIASLTDPSAAAAVQPVTTRPLIEVDKNSLKRYVLIGTGQLLADTDIKSSQVQTFYAINDGTGTAFDTSATLPASVGSYPITRANLNNNSDVTTGIGATPSKPSGWYIDLAVSANNIARRVSSQAAANGGVVSFAANLPDGDACTPSGSNDVYAVSYSTGTSQLNNLAFVTTSGLNNGIYFANIDGKVKLVTTTTAGTSNIQDGQYSVNNPFNRLNWRQIPIMN; the protein is encoded by the coding sequence ATGACGCTGGGCAGTGCGTCGACGGCACAAGCGCAAACCTCGCTGAACGATACGCCATTATTCAGTAACGTTATCGTGCCTTCTAACGTGCTGTTGGCCTTATCTGTGGAATATCCAACGGCGCTAAGTCGCGCGCATACCGATCCGTATGCCTCGGCCTCAACTTTTATCGGCTATTTCGATCCTGACAAATGCTACGACTACGATAATGTTAACGGCTACTTTGCGCCAAGCAAGGCTGCAAAAAGCCATGTCTGCTCGGGTCAATGGAGCGGCAATTTCTTGAATTGGGCAACCACGCCTACCATCGATCCTTTTCGTTGGGCGTTAACCGGCGGCTATCGCGTGATAGACACGACCACGACCACGGTATTGCAAAAGGGTTATATGTCGGGTCAGGCCACAACAGGGAATTTCCCGGTGCAGGCCATTTCCAAGGATTCTACGACGATCAGCGGCGCAACACCTTTCAGTGGCTGGAGCAATATTTATGTGCGTGTGTATAATTTCGGGACTTCGATGCGGGTGTCGAATAGCAACACCAGCCAGACAATCAGCAAAGATGATACTCCAAGCGCGTCTGCAGTTTTCGTTACTACTGCCTATACTTCGGGGGGGAAAAACATTCCGGCCTCAAGCAGGACTAACAGCGGGACTTTTGATATTCCAGTATTGGTCAAGGTATGTGATTCGACAGTATCCCTGGAGGCCAATTGCACCAAATACGGGTCCAATATTTACAAGCCGACGGGTCTGATTCAGAACAATGCTGATAAGTTACGGTTTGCAGCATTTTCCTATTTATATGATTCGAATCTTCAGCGCGATGGTGGTGTGTTACGTGCCAGAATGAAATCAGTTGGTCCTACTACACCTGTGCCGGGATCGACTAGTCTCAATAACCTTCAAAAAGAATGGGACCCTGCTACCGGTATTTTTGTCACAAATCCCGATAGTGCTGATGCTACGGCAACCGGTAGCGCTACTGCCAGCACTATTACTAATAGCGGCGTTATCAACTATCTAAATAAATTTGGCCTTACCAGCCTGGGGTATAAGACTTATGATCCGGTCAGCGAAATGTATTATGCGGCGCTTCGCTACCTCAGGCATGTAGGAAATGTCCCTGAATACACCAGCGGTTTGACTGCTTCCATGGCAGATGGTTTTCCTGTGATCACGACGTGGGACGATCCAGTTCAATATGCATGCCAAAAGAATTTCATTATTGGCATCGGCGACGAAAATACCCATGCTGATTCCAATCTTCCTGGAAGCACGATTGCCGGTGCTGGCATAGAGCCTACCATGCCAAGCAGCGTCGCCAACGACGTGCCTGCATCGAAGCAAGATAAGTGGCCATTTAGCGTTCAAGATGCGACCAATCAGGTAGGCATACTAGAAGGCATAAGCAACCTTGGAACAACTCATCCAACATGGTGTTGCAACCAGAATAGTTATTTTATTGCCGGTCTTGCTTATGCCGCGCACACCAGTGATTTGCGCCCCAACGATTTTCTTACTCAAAAGGCAAAGTTCACCACCACTGCGGCTACCTACTGGTTGGACGTAATGGAAGGTAATATTGAACGGAAAAAAAATCAATATTGGCTGGCAGCCAAATACGGTGGATTTGCCGTTCCTGCCGGCTATAGCACCTATAGCAATACAACGGCCCTTGCACAAGCTACGTGGAACAAGGCTGGCGATACGGATAGAAATGGTGATTTAAGACCTGACAATTACTATGACGCTGGTAAAGCAGCGTTAATGGTGTCTTCTTTAACCGATGCTTTCAAGAATATTAATTCGGCATCGCAATATTCTTCGGCGCTAACAATTGCCTCGCCGATAAGCGTCACCAGCGGCAACGCTAGCTATAGCACCCAGTATTTTGCATCCAATTGGTCAGGAGACGTGATTGGTAGCACGCTGACATTTGACGCAACAACGGGACAGGCGACGGCTGCGACCAATTGGAATGCTCGTTTGTTGCTTGAGACGCAGGCGGCGTCTACCGGGACAGGCAGTACGGCGGTCAATGGCTGGGACACAAAGCGATTCATTGCGACGAGTGATAGTGGCAAAGGCGTGGCCTTCCGTGCTGCCAATATCGCCAATGCCACTAATTCTGCCGCATTGACGGTGAGCGGAGTAACCAGCACCGACGTCGTCAATTTCTTGCGTGGCGACCGTAGCAAAGAGGGAGCTTCTTTCCGTCAGCGAGCTTATTTACTGGGCGACATTGTTTCGTCCAGGGCTTATCCGGTAGGAGTACCATCGGCGACTTATGCAGATACCAGCAACCCGGGCTACAGTGCTTTTGTCACCGCCCAAAAATCGCGCAAAACGGTAGTCTACGTGGGTGCCAACGATGGCATGCTGCATGCATTCGATGGAGCTTTAACAGGAACCGGCGGCAGCGAATTATTTGCATACGTCCCTAGTTTCCTGTTCAACGGACCGACTGCTACTCCTGCTGTAAATGGTCTAGCTTCGCTGACTAGCACCAATTACATTCATCACTTCTTTGTTGATGCGACACCGGTGGTGACCGACGTCAATTTCGGTAAAGCCGGTAGTGCTAACACGGGGGCTGATTGGCGATCCCTGTTGGTTGGTGGTTTAGGTAAAGGCGGTAAGGGCTACTATGCTCTTGATGTAAGCAATCCTGGCAACTTGAGTAATGAGACCAATCTTGCCAAAGCAGTGCTTTGGGAGTTCACGGATTCCACCATGGGATATAGCTATGGTCCGGCAGTTGTTGTAAAAACCGCTAAATACGGCTGGGTTGTCATATTAACGTCTGGTTATAACAATGCCGACGGCAAAGGTTATTTTTACATCGTTAATCCTACGAACGGGAAGTTGCTAGAGCCTCCAATTTCTACTGGTGCCGGCAGCACTAGTGCACCAAGCGGCTTGGCTCAGGCTGCAGCCTATGTCGGTGACTATACTGACTACACTGCTGATGCGGTGTATGCTGGTGACTTGCTAGGTAATGTGTGGCGTCTGGATTTAACCAAAACCACCGGTACCAGCTACGATGCTCCCACAAAGATAGCGTCGTTAACGGACCCATCTGCTGCTGCAGCCGTACAACCGGTAACAACGCGACCGTTGATCGAGGTTGACAAAAATTCATTGAAACGTTATGTGCTGATCGGCACGGGTCAACTACTCGCGGATACAGATATCAAGAGTAGTCAGGTGCAAACCTTTTATGCCATTAACGATGGCACCGGAACTGCATTTGATACTTCCGCCACGCTACCGGCGTCTGTCGGCAGCTATCCGATCACCCGGGCAAACTTGAATAATAATAGCGACGTGACAACGGGGATCGGCGCAACTCCATCCAAGCCATCTGGTTGGTATATTGATTTGGCAGTGAGTGCCAACAATATTGCTCGACGAGTTAGTTCGCAAGCCGCGGCAAATGGCGGCGTAGTCTCGTTTGCGGCGAATTTGCCCGATGGAGATGCCTGTACTCCATCAGGGAGCAATGATGTTTATGCAGTGAGTTACAGCACTGGCACCTCGCAACTGAACAACCTCGCTTTTGTAACTACATCTGGATTGAACAACGGTATTTACTTTGCCAATATTGATGGCAAGGTGAAGCTGGTGACTACCACCACCGCAGGTACTAGTAACATCCAGGATGGCCAATATAGCGTTAATAACCCGTTCAATCGCTTGAACTGGCGTCAGATTCCTATTATGAATTGA
- the miaA gene encoding tRNA (adenosine(37)-N6)-dimethylallyltransferase MiaA: MAEHSSTPAAARKPLVVAIMGPTASGKTASALVIARHIPSEIISVDSALVYRGMDIGTAKPSRAELDAVPHHLIDIMEPTQSYSAMQFRDDALRLFAEIHARGKQVLMVGGTMLYFKALRDGLDTLPQADPALRARLDAEAAIIGVPGMHAKLALLDPPTAERLKPNDSQRIQRALEIIELSGQTMSSLLTNQPAPELPFDILPIALEPSDRSVLHGRIAQRFDLMLDPHSGGLIHEVETLRARGDLHLGLPSMRCVGYRQTWEYLDGQYGYQEMREKGIAATRQLAKRQLTWLRAMPERIVIDCIGDQVAETVLATVTSALSR, translated from the coding sequence ATGGCAGAGCACAGCAGCACACCCGCAGCAGCCCGCAAGCCGCTGGTAGTGGCCATCATGGGCCCGACCGCCTCCGGCAAGACCGCCTCGGCGCTGGTAATCGCCCGCCATATCCCGTCAGAAATCATCTCGGTCGATTCGGCCCTGGTCTACCGCGGCATGGACATCGGCACCGCCAAGCCCAGCCGTGCCGAACTGGACGCCGTGCCGCACCACCTGATCGACATCATGGAGCCGACGCAATCCTACTCGGCCATGCAGTTCCGCGACGATGCCCTGCGCCTGTTCGCCGAGATCCACGCGCGCGGCAAGCAAGTGCTGATGGTCGGCGGCACCATGCTGTACTTCAAAGCCCTGCGCGACGGCCTCGACACCCTGCCGCAAGCCGACCCGGCGCTGCGCGCCCGCCTGGACGCCGAAGCCGCCATCATCGGCGTGCCCGGCATGCATGCAAAACTGGCGCTGCTCGACCCGCCCACCGCCGAACGCCTCAAACCCAACGACAGCCAGCGCATCCAGCGCGCCCTGGAAATCATCGAACTGAGCGGCCAGACCATGTCCTCTCTGCTGACCAACCAGCCGGCGCCGGAACTGCCGTTCGACATTCTGCCGATCGCCCTCGAACCGTCCGACCGCAGCGTCCTGCACGGCCGCATCGCCCAGCGCTTCGACCTCATGCTGGATCCGCACAGCGGCGGCCTGATCCACGAAGTAGAAACCCTGCGCGCCCGTGGCGACCTGCACCTGGGCCTGCCCTCGATGCGCTGCGTCGGCTACCGCCAGACCTGGGAATACCTGGATGGCCAGTACGGCTATCAGGAAATGCGAGAAAAAGGCATCGCCGCTACCCGCCAGCTGGCCAAGCGCCAGCTCACCTGGCTGCGCGCCATGCCGGAGCGGATCGTGATCGACTGCATCGGCGACCAGGTCGCGGAGACGGTGCTTGCGACTGTGACAAGCGCGCTAAGCCGCTGA